TAAATGCCAATGCTGTTTTTACCTGAAATGAGCACACTTTAATGAGTAGCCAATCCATTtccaattttataatttcatacagTCTAACCTTCTACTATTTCACCTAAATGTTATGTGTAGAACCTCCtccaacaaaagaagaaaagtaaagcagtgtgtgtgtgtgtgtgtgtgtgtgtgtgtgtgtgtgtgtgttcatcttccCTATGGCATAAGAAGGTAATGCATATACTACTTTACAGTATTCCTATTagagttaaaagaaaattttctctcattttactaaattttaaaactaaCCAAAATGAGTTGTGGATGACTATGAAAGCCAGTCTCCAACCTGTATCAAGGAATGTTCATACCTACAAAATTTTTCAGAAACTTCACTTTGTGTACACCTGCTGAGTCAAAGACTTTTAAAACAGAATAATTCAAAATGCAATAACCTCACCAACAGAACTATTAGCAATAGTTCAGTAATAACATTATTTATTCAAAGTATTTCATAGGTAATACAATTGTTTTATAATTACTTTGCTAATGTATGTTTTAACTAAATCTGCtttattaaaaagtatttaattaaGACCTGACAGAAAAAGAGGTTTCTCTATGATCTTTATCTTTTGCTGTGTCCTTAAATTGTTCTACTAAGTCAGTAAGTTTACAATTACAGAGTTTCCTCCAATACATGAGCTTTTTGAGGCTAAGTCAAAGGATGAATGTCTAAGTCACTTCAGGAAATAGAGTCTCCCAAGGACAAGGCTCTGCCACCGGCTATGGTTTTCCTGATGGCAGCTTTGACTTCCTTGTTCCTCAGGCAATAGATGATAGGGTTGAGCATGGGAGTGAAGACTGCATAGATAGCTGAGATCAGTTTGTTAGAATTAAATGAAGCAATGGCCCGAGGTCGGACATACATGAAGATCACAGCTGTGTAGAAGATGACCACCACTGTAAGATGAGAAGCACAGGTAGAGAAGGCCTTCCGCTGCCCGGTGGCTGATGGTATATGCAGGATGGTAGAGACAATGAAGGCATAGGAAAGGACTGTGGCTGAGAGAGGAAACACTAGGATGACAATGGCTAGAGCAAAGTCTACTGTTTCAGCCATAGATAAGTCCATACAGGCCAATTTAAGGATAGGTGACACATCACAGAAAAAATGGTTCAAGACATTATTGCCACAGAAGGCAACTCGGGAGATAAAGTACACCTTTGCCATGGAGATGGTGAAGCCACTCACCCAGGAACTGATGGTCAGCTGAACACAAAACCCTGTGGTCATCATGACTGGATAACGCAGAGGCCAACATATGGCCACATACCGATCATAGGCCATGGCAGCTAAAAGTACACATTCAGTACAGGCAAGGGATATGAAGAAATAGAGCTGGGTCATGCATCCCAAGAAGGAaatggtattggggtgaaatagGAATCCAGCCAGCATCTTAGGGACAGTGACAGATATATACCAGGCCTCCAGAAAGGACATGGTACCAAGAAAATAGTACATGGGTTTGTGCAGGGACCCAGTGATCCACACAGTAAGAATGATGACTAGATTCTCCAAAAGCACAAACAAGTAAGTtatgaagaagatgaagaagagcaaAACTTGCAGCCAGGGAGCAGTAGGGAAGCCCACAAGGATGAACTCTCTAATGTTGGTGATGTTTCCCTTCCACATAGTTGCATCACCAAAAGACAAAGGATTTAATGCTAATATCAGAAATTCAAGAGTGAGATCCAAAAGAGCAGCATGGGCAGTTagactggagatttttttttctttattgtaaaaATCTTACTCTAAAGTCTTCAACTACACTGTGTATGATATGGGAAACCTGAGAGGCCACAATATAACTCAAGAAAAACAGAGATCACCTAAAACAAAGAACACACAGCCAAGAGCATTGAAACGGAATCATGAGGCCATATTTGGGA
The nucleotide sequence above comes from Peromyscus maniculatus bairdii isolate BWxNUB_F1_BW_parent chromosome 1, HU_Pman_BW_mat_3.1, whole genome shotgun sequence. Encoded proteins:
- the LOC102919038 gene encoding olfactory receptor 6B9, with translation MWKGNITNIREFILVGFPTAPWLQVLLFFIFFITYLFVLLENLVIILTVWITGSLHKPMYYFLGTMSFLEAWYISVTVPKMLAGFLFHPNTISFLGCMTQLYFFISLACTECVLLAAMAYDRYVAICWPLRYPVMMTTGFCVQLTISSWVSGFTISMAKVYFISRVAFCGNNVLNHFFCDVSPILKLACMDLSMAETVDFALAIVILVFPLSATVLSYAFIVSTILHIPSATGQRKAFSTCASHLTVVVIFYTAVIFMYVRPRAIASFNSNKLISAIYAVFTPMLNPIIYCLRNKEVKAAIRKTIAGGRALSLGDSIS